The following coding sequences lie in one Arachis ipaensis cultivar K30076 chromosome B05, Araip1.1, whole genome shotgun sequence genomic window:
- the LOC107643739 gene encoding sugar transport protein 1, which translates to MAQQAFMEVPVKYPGKLTLRVVFTCIMAATGGLIFGYDHGVSGGVTSMDPFLKRFFPSVYEKESTLKPSSNQYCKFNSQVLTLFTSSLYLSALVAGLGASSITRMLGRRATMILGGIFFVGGALLNGLAVHIWMLIIGRLLLGFGIGCANQSVPIYLSEMAPYKYRGALNMCFQLSITIGIFVANLFNYYFANILSGQGWRLSLGLGAVPAVIFVIGSICLPDSPNSLVARGCLEDARKELVRIRGTTEIDAELKDIVAASEASEKVKHPWRTLMERKYRPQLVFAICIPFFQQFTGLNVITFYAPILFRTIGFGSTASLMSSVIIGSFKPVSTLVSILLVDKFGRRTLFLEGGAQMLICQIIMTIAIAVAFGTSGNPGTLPKWYAFVVVGIICIYVSGYAWSWGPLGWLVPSEIFPLEIRPAAQSITVGVNMISTFFIAQFFTSMLCHLKFGLFIFFGCFVVIMTIFIYKLLPETKGVPLEEMSMVWQKHPFWCRFVESDSRTKVESTC; encoded by the exons ATGGCTCAGCAAGCGTTCATGGAAGTTCCAGTGAAGTATCCGGGCAAGCTTACCTTGAGGGTTGTCTTCACTTGCATTATGGCTGCTACCGGTGGCTTGATTTTTGGTTATGATCATGGTGTTTCAG gtGGAGTGACTTCCATGGATCCATTTTTGAAGAGATTCTTTCCCTCTGTTTATGAGAAGGAGTCTACTCTGAAGCCTTCTTCAAACCAATATTGTAAATTCAACAGTCAGGTATTGACACTCTTCACATCCTCACTGTATCTGAGTGCCCTTGTTGCTGGCCTCGGCGCCTCAAGCATAACTCGGATGCTTGGCCGGCGCGCAACCATGATCTTGGGCGGAATATTCTTTGTTGGAGGTGCATTACTCAATGGATTAGCTGTACACATATGGATGCTTATTATTGGGAGACTCTTGCTTGGTTTTGGAATTGGCTGTGCAAATCAG TCTGTGCCAATTTATCTTTCAGAGATGGCACCCTATAAATACAGGGGAGCACTTAACATGTGCTTCCAATTGTCAATCACTATAGGCATCTTTGTTGCGAATCTCTTCAATTACTACTTTGCAAATATACTGAGTGGTCAGGGATGGCGCTTGAGCTTGGGGCTTGGTGCAGTCCCCGCTGTTATCTTTGTCATAGGCTCAATTTGCCTTCCGGATTCACCAAACTCACTTGTTGCCCGTGGCTGCCTTGAGGATGCACGAAAGGAGCTTGTGAGAATTCGTGGCACTACTGAGATCGATGCAGAGTTGAAAGATATAGTTGCAGCTAGCGAAGCCTCAGAGAAGGTTAAGCACCCTTGGAGAACCTTGATGGAGAGAAAGTATAGACCGCAGCTTGTTTTCGCCATATGCATACCCTTTTTCCAGCAATTCACCGGCTTAAACGTGATCACATTCTATGCTCCTATTTTGTTTAGAACAATTGGTTTCGGAAGCACGGCTTCTCTTATGTCCTCAGTGATCATTGGCAGCTTTAAACCTGTTTCAACCCTCGTTTCCATTCTTCTTGTAGATAAATTCGGAAGGCGCACACTTTTCCTTGAGGGTGGTGCTCAAATGCTGATTTGCCAA ATTATCATGACGATTGCTATTGCTGTTGCATTCGGCACTAGTGGCAACCCCGGCACACTTCCCAAATGGTATGCATTTGTGGTTGTTGGCATCATCTGCATATACGTTTCCGGTTATGCATGGTCTTGGGGTCCTCTAGGCTGGTTGGTACCGAGCGAAATCTTTCCACTTGAGATCAGGCCTGCGGCTCAGAGCATCACGGTTGGGGTAAACATGATCAGTACTTTCTTCATAGCGCAATTCTTCACGTCAATGCTATGCCACTTGAAATTCGGTTTGTTCATATTTTTCGGGTGCTTTGTGGTTATCATGACCATATTCATCTACAAGTTGTTGCCGGAAACAAAGGGTGTTCCTCTTGAGGAAATGAGTATGGTATGGCAGAAGCATCCCTTCTGGTGCAGATTTGTGGAGTCAGATAGCAGGACCAAGGTTGAATCTACATGTTGA